The following coding sequences are from one Streptomyces venezuelae window:
- a CDS encoding TIGR03842 family LLM class F420-dependent oxidoreductase, which yields MDFGLVLQTDPPASEVVGLMRRAERNGFRYGWTFDSSVLWQEPFVIYSRILEHTTRLTVGPMVTNPGTRTWEVTASTFATLNDMYGNRTVCGIGRGDSAMRVAGRKPHTLARLGEAIDVIRDLAEGREADIGGQTLRLPWVRDGRLPVWMAAYGPKALALAGQKADGFILQLADPYLTRWMVRAVRDAAADAGRDPADVKICVAAPAYVGDDLAHAREQCRWFGGMVGNHVADLVTRYGERSSMVPEALTSYIKAREGYDYSHHGRAGNPDTAFVPDEIVDRFCLLGPVDAHLERLRELRELGVDQFAVYAMHDAREDVIDAYGSSVIPRLS from the coding sequence ATGGATTTTGGACTCGTACTGCAGACCGACCCGCCCGCGTCGGAGGTCGTCGGCCTCATGCGGCGCGCGGAGCGCAACGGCTTCCGCTACGGCTGGACCTTCGACTCGTCCGTGCTGTGGCAGGAGCCGTTCGTCATCTACAGCCGCATCCTCGAACACACCACCCGGCTGACCGTCGGCCCCATGGTCACCAACCCCGGCACCCGCACCTGGGAAGTCACCGCGTCGACCTTCGCGACCCTCAACGACATGTACGGCAACCGCACCGTCTGCGGCATCGGGCGCGGCGACTCCGCGATGCGCGTCGCGGGACGCAAGCCCCACACCCTGGCCAGGCTCGGCGAGGCCATCGACGTCATCCGTGACCTCGCCGAGGGACGTGAGGCGGACATCGGCGGGCAGACGCTGCGGCTGCCGTGGGTCAGGGACGGCAGGCTGCCGGTGTGGATGGCGGCGTACGGCCCGAAGGCGCTCGCGCTCGCCGGACAGAAGGCCGACGGGTTCATCCTGCAGCTCGCCGACCCGTATCTGACGCGGTGGATGGTCAGGGCCGTACGGGACGCGGCCGCCGACGCCGGACGCGACCCCGCCGACGTCAAGATCTGCGTGGCCGCGCCCGCCTACGTCGGCGACGACCTCGCGCACGCCCGCGAACAGTGCCGGTGGTTCGGCGGCATGGTCGGCAACCACGTCGCCGACCTGGTCACCAGGTACGGCGAGCGCTCGTCGATGGTGCCGGAGGCCCTCACCTCGTACATCAAGGCGCGTGAAGGCTACGACTACAGCCACCACGGGCGCGCGGGGAACCCCGACACAGCGTTCGTGCCCGACGAGATCGTCGACAGGTTCTGCCTGCTCGGCCCCGTCGACGCGCACCTCGAACGGCTGCGTGAGCTGCGAGAGCTGGGCGTCGACC